In one window of Tripterygium wilfordii isolate XIE 37 chromosome 1, ASM1340144v1, whole genome shotgun sequence DNA:
- the LOC119995591 gene encoding probable pectinesterase 29, with the protein MGFQSGLLLLANGEFNRNFKSIRVDPSGHGNFSSIQSAIDSVQPNNKYWTYINIKAGIYREKVSIPRDKPYIVLKGEGRQSTMIVWNDHESLEQSPTFSSRADNIVVRRISFVNSYNSPYSKNPRVPAVAALIAGDKSSFYRCRFSGLQDTLWDVQGRHYFKKCTIQGAVDFIFGNGQSIYENCEIEVLGSELEPGLQGYITAQGRSNPNDPNGFVFKECIITGSGSAYLGRPWRDYARVLFYNSNLTNIIHPQGWDAWNSAGHENQLTFAEHGNFGLGSASFARVKWEKKLDLKELYELVSTSFIDGENWIINQPP; encoded by the exons ATGGGTTTTCAATCAGGACTACTTTTACTTGCTAATGGTGAATTCAACAGAAACTTCAAATCAATCCGTGTGGATCCTTCAGGCCATGGAAATTTCTCAAGCATCCAGTCTGCCATAGATTCCGTccaaccaaacaacaaatattGGACATATATCAATATCAAGGCTGGTATATACAG aGAGAAGGTTTCAATCCCAAGAGACAAGCCATATATTGTTCTCAAAGGAGAAGGAAGACAGAGTACAATGATTGTTTGGAATGATCATGAATCTCTTGAACAAAGCCCTACTTTCTCTTCTCGTGCGGATAACATTGTTGTCAGAAGAATCTCCTTTGTG AACTCATACAACAGTCCCTACAGCAAAAACCCTAGAGTACCAGCTGTGGCAGCCTTGATAGCCGGTGACAAGTCTTCCTTCTACAGATGTCGGTTCTCCGGCCTACAAGACACGTTGTGGGACGTTCAAGGTCGACATTACTTCAAGAAATGCACAATCCAGGGGGCCGTTGATTTTATTTTCGGCAATGGCCAGTCAATTTACGAG AATTGCGAGATAGAAGTGCTTGGAAGCGAGTTGGAGCCTGGTCTTCAAGGGTATATCACAGCACAAGGAAGAAGCAATCCAAATGATCCAAATGGGTTTGTGTTCAAAGAATGTATAATTACTGGGAGTGGTTCAGCATACTTGGGGAGGCCATGGAGAGATTATGCAAGAGTCTTGTTCTACAATTCAAATCTCACTAACATTATTCATCCTCAAGGTTGGGATGCTTGGAATTCTGCTGGTCATGA GAACCAATTAACCTTTGCGGAGCATGGCAACTTCGGACTCGGATCTGCAAGTTTTGCCAGAGTGAAATGGGAAAAAAAGCTGGACTTGAAGGAATTGTATGAATTGGTTAGCACAAGTTTCATTGATGGTGAAAATTGGATTATTAACCAACCaccataa